The Corynebacterium felinum DNA segment CGGTATCGGCGCAAGTGGTGGCGCTCTTGCTCGCACCGCTATTCACTTCAGTCTCGGCGACACACCAACATCTGGCATGAACACGTTGCTGCTGATCAACGTTGCTGGCTGTGCGCTTTTCGGTGCCCTTGAGCTGCGCCCCGCCATGCACTACCTGGTTGTCGTGGGGTTTCTGGGCGGGTTTACCAGTTTGAGCACTTTCGTCGCTTTCATAGTGCCCGCACCCGCGCCGCTTGCTGTCGCATACGCGCTGAGCACTGCGACAAGTTGTGTGCTGGCCAGCATGATGGGGCAGGCGATCGACGCCGAAAACTACCCTCCCCCAACACCAAGCACCACCCCTGCCCACGTGAGAAGTGATGTGCGATGACACTGATGTTTGCCGTGTATGTGGCCGTTGCAGGCTGCGCCGGTGGGATGCTGCGCTATGTGCTGTCCACTGTGTTGGTAAAACCAGCCGGAACCTATCTTGCAAATTCTTTAGCCTGCATCGTTGCTGCTGCCAGTGCAGCACATCCTTCGCTTCTGTGGGTTGGTTGTGGTTTCGCTGGAGCGTTATCCACATGGTCTAGTGTGGCAGGTGAATTAAGTACCCTGCTTCGCCAAGGAAAAGCGGGGTTTGCAGCACTGTATCTTTTAGCTACGCTGCTCACCGGCGTGATGGCTTACGCACTGGTTTCTCAGCTGTAGTGTGTTGAGCGCGAAAGCGGGATTAATCGTGACAATGCTGCTATGACTCCTGCGAGGATTCCCATTCCACCGATGGCCGCGAGGATTGCGCGCACAATGGTGAAAAGGGAACGATCAGGTGGTGGGTTGGGGGAAGGATGAGGATCTGGTGTATCTGGAGAAATAGCAACGTATTTCAGTAGTGAATGATCCCCACCCAAGGGCACTTTTCTGTCCCATGTCACTGCGCCGTGCGGGTCGGGTTTTGTATTCACCCACACTGGTAGTTGCGCTGGGTACCAGACTTCGCGGAAAAACGCGCGTCTGCCACCGCTGGCTTGAAGTTCAGCGGTACCCCGAATATCGACATCACTGTCATTGACTGCAAAGCTTGTGGGGAATTCACCTGGCGCACCGGGGTGGGCGTGAAGTTCTGTTTTCCCTCCTTCGGCTATCAGCTTTCCGACAATGGAGTTGAAGCCGACACTACCGCCGTGGCCACCAGCTTTTCCTGCGGTTGCACGCAGGTGCCCGCTTGTGACTATCAGATCCCCGAAATACGTGTTGATTGCGATGGAATGTGCGTGCGTGGAGTCGCCAGCATGAATGTCCAGGGTGGGTCCATCAACAATAAAGCCGCCAAGATTGTCTATTCCTCTATTTGCTTGTTGTGTGGCCAAAACGCGCATCGTTAGTGTGCCGTCGCCGGAGAAGGTCAGTGCGGAATGGCCGAATTTTTGCAGGCCACTGGCGTAATCCTGGGTGGGAGTGAGCTGAAGAACATTCTCCCCACTGAGATTAATCTTAATATCACCTTCATAAAAGGTGATCCCCACTGAGCGTGAAGACTGGTTATTAATATGATCTCGATGAGTATTAATGGTGGCATTTCTTAGAAAAAGCGTATCGGTGTCAGAATCGAATCGTACGGTACCGTCACCGAAGATATCATCCTTATTTTCGTGGGTAACCACCACATTTCCTACGTGCCCAATCTTTAAAGATTCCGCCCGCACGGCGGGTACGAGCGCTGCCGAAACGACGACCACGAGCCCACACAAAATAGCCATAAGCTGGTATAAGCGACGGTTGTTTGGAAATGGTGCATTCATGAGTACAGCCTTCTTTCGGCATGGTGCGTTCACGCTTCAGTGAAAGATGTGAAATTTTTGCTTGCATTTCCCATGCTAGACAACAGGTGAAAATCACAATACCGTTCTTCATTTATGGGGGTGACAATTACTAAAAATCTGGCTCTATCTTTTGGGCCATAACTAGCATGGAAAGTAACAAATCACAGTTAATCATCACACTAAAGAATAAGAATTTTTCGCCTTTTTGCGAATGAAGGAAGGTGCATGATGTTTGCAATAACCACCCCCTTCCCGCGACGCTGGTTGTTCATCAGCGTGTTCTTAAGCGCTTGTGCGCTTGTGTGTGCGCTGCTTCCAGGCGTTGCTCATGCCGTCGTTGGTTATAACCTGTGGGTGGGTAATGTTCGAGTGACCAGTGCAAATGCTGATGATGTTCTCGGCGATGGCACTGTGCGCTTTGAAGCAGCGCAGCACAGGCTGTCATTGAAGAACGCAAGGATTCGGTCGAGTGCTGCCCTCGATGATTTCACCAGCGGTATTTCCTCCCATCTGCATCGGCTCGATATTGCGTTGCATGGGTCGAACTCGATTCATTTTGATTCCGTGCCTGGCCATGCTGCCGGGATCTATCACCGCGGACAGGAAGGCGTGTATTTTTCTGGTCAGGGTGAATTAACTGTGACCATGCCGGAGGCGGAAAAGAGTAATTATGGTGTGTATTCTTCGCACCATGTGCGCGTTGATGGTCCGCGTCTTTTTGTCCAGTCCGGCTTGAGCCAAACTGCTGGCAGTGTTGGTGTGGTTGTGGGTAAAGATCTTGAAATGCTCTCGGGTTCGCTCAACGCACGGGCGGGGCGCTGTGGTTATCTTGGCTGTCCAAGCACCGGCATTCGCACAAATTTTGGCATGCTGCGGATTGCTGGGGGTGAGGTTGTCGCGAGTGGTTTTACTGGGGCTGGGGCCGAGTCGATGAATAGTGTGGGTATTGAGGGATGGGCGCACAGCGCGAATGCCACGGTGATTGCGATGGGGGCGACAAAGGCGTATTCACAGAGCGGTCATGATTTTGGTGTTGGCCTTGTGAGCGTCAATACTGTGGCGTCTGATGTGGGTGCGAGTGTGTGGGATGGTTCCACGGATTTAGGTGGGGAGGAATCGCCCTATGCGTTTGTGCGTTACCAGGCTGGTGTGCCGTCTAGTTCCCCGCAGCTGTTTAATGTGTGGGTTAGTGGCAGGCAGGTGAGCGCGGATAATAAGGCTGATGTGCTCGGGGATGGGACTGTTAGTTTCAGTCCGGAAACTGCAACGCTGAGGTTGAAGGGTGCGAAGCTTCAGGGGCATACGTTGAGTTCGGGTGAGTACGAAACGGTCACCTGTGCACTGTGTACGCTTGATCCGTCGCTGACGATTCAGCTTGATGGGGATTCGACGATAACGGGCATTGATTCTGTGCACCGCGATATGGGGATTTATCACAGCAAGCAGGGGCAGTTGGCATTCAAGGGTTCAGGTTCGCTCACAGTTTCCCCGACCGCGGCTGCCCAGGGTGAGGTGGGGGTTTTATCGAAGGGCTTGGTGCTTCTCGACGGCCCCACGCTTTCGATTGTGTCCGGTGCGGCTTCGTTGGGTTGGGCTACGGGTTTAGCTGCGGATAAGTCGGTCACAGTAAAGTCTGGGCTGCTGCGGGCTGAGGCGATCAGCCCTGCGCAGCATACCCGCGGTGTGATGGTGACTGAGGGCTCTATTGAGTTGTTGGGTGGTGAAGTTGTTGCGCATGCGCAGCATACTGGTTCGCTTATCGACGCCGAAAGTTACGGCATCAGCGCTGTTCACGATTGGTATAAGTACGGCATGAAATTGCCTGCGGTTTTTATCGGTGATGCTCAGGTAACCGCGATGGGTGATACTAGGGCTTTTGAGTACATCCAGAGTTATGTTGGTCCGCGCACTGTGATGGTCAATACCCAGGCACGCGCTGAAGGCGCGGTGGTGTGGGATCGTGCGCATCGTTTGGGAGGCTTCCCCTCACCGTATAAGTATGTGCATTTAGCTCCTGCTGCCAAGCCACAACCGCAAGCACCTGACTGGCAAGCACGGGTGTTGAATGTTCTTGCGGCGATAGGTGTTGTGACTATCCTTGGCACGATTGTCGCAGCGCTTGTTGCTAGTGGACTTGTGTCGCCGAGTGTTCTTCCGCCTGCTGTGCGCCAGTGGCTTCGTGCTTAAAGTGCTCGCATTACTGAAGATCATGCAGTTTCTTATTACCATGGGTTCCTACGGTGGAAACGTGCACTATTTCCACGCGGAGTATAGAGAGGTAGATTATGGCGAGAAACACTGCCCGCCGAATGGTGGTGGGTGCGCATACTTGTGCACTGCTGAGCGTGTGCACAGTCCCAGTACCTGCCCTGGCGTATACAGAATATGACCTCTGGGTTGGTTCCGATCGGGTGACGAGCGTGAATCAGAAGGATGTGCGTGGCGATGGCACGATACGATTTGATCCTACGACATCAACGTTGCATTTCAATGGTGTGAATTTGAAGGATCGGTACGATCGCACCGATGAAACATTAAATAATTCTTTTGTGATCTACTCCAAGCTCAAAGATACATCCATCAATGTTCAGGGTACTAATCAGTTGATTTTGGAGCCGAAGTCTAGCGCTGAATTAGCAGCGGGCATTATGCATGAGGGCGACGGCACGTTAAGTTTTGTGGGTGATGGCAGCTTAAGCATCAGTACGGAGAACCCGGAACTGACCAATGTGGGGCGTCATGGGATTAGCAGCTATGGAAAGACCATTTTTACAGGCCCTGAAGTAAGTATCCAACCTGGTTTGGATCAGGCAGGGTGGGGCCTTGGCGTGAACACGTTAAATGGCATGGAGACAGCCCAAGGTGTGGTCAATATTCATACCACTCGTTCGGGCTTTGGAATTGGCGCATCGAATGGCCCAGTGATTTTCACTGGCGGTGTGGTCAATATCAAGGCTGAATTTAATGAATCAGACTTGTTTGCTACTGCCGTTGGCGTCAATGCTGCAGAAATTACCTTAGGTCGCGCAGTAGTGACAGTGGAGGCTGATGCAAAGGCGTTTTCCAACGATGTGAAAAACGAGGGAACCGGAACTCTTCTGGTCAATACTGAACCGTCGGAGGACGGCGCAATGCCCTGGGATCAGCTGGTGCCTTTGGGTGGTGGTAATGCGGAATGGAAGTTTGTGAAGTTTACTCCTCATCAACCACTCACCACTGTGCCGCACGAAACAAAAAATCCACCCTCCCCTGCGGAAGAGCGAAGAGAAAACAGTGGGATTTTGGTGTTCATGCTTCTTGGTGGCATTGCCTGTGTGTTAGCGATTTTTGCGCTGTTGCTTCGTGGTGGTCGCAGAACCCACTAGTGAACAATACTTTTTTACATATGTAAAAACAGCTTATGAGAATGCGTAAAAGCCCACCCTTTGGTGGGGGTGGGCTTTTGTTGTGAAGTTTTTGGTCGGCGGTGTCTTACTCTCCCACAAACTCCCGTTTGCAGTACCATCAGCGCTGTCGGGCTTAGCTTCCGGGTTCGGAATGGGACCGGGCGTGTCCCCGACGCTATGACCACCGACACATTTTTTTGGGTTGTGTGTGTTGTGGGTGTTTGTGTTGTGTCAGTGACTGTGTAGTGGACGCGGTGTTGTGTTTTGTTTGTTGTGTTTTGTTTGTTGTGTTTTGTGTTTTGTTTTGGGGTTGTTTGTTGGTGTATTAGTACCAGTCGTCTTCTCACATTGCTGTGTTTGCAACTCTGGCCTATCAACCCGGTAGTCTTCCGGGCACCTCAAGTGAAACCTCATCTTAGAACAGGCTTCCCGCTTAGATGCTTTCAGCGGTTATCCCTTCCGTACGTAGCTAACCAGCTATGCCACTGGCGTGACAACTGGCACACTAGAGGTACGTCCGTCCCGGTCCTCTCGTACTAGGGACAGCTTTCTTCAAGTTTCAACGCGCGCGGCGGATAGAGACCGAACTGTCTCACGACGTTCTAAACCCAGCTCGCGTGCCGCTTTAATGGGCGAACAGCCCAACCCTTGGGACCTACTCCAGCCCCAGGATGCGACGAGCCGACATCGAGGTGCCAAACCATCCCGTCGATATGGACTCTTGGGGAAGATCAGCCTGTTATCCCCGGGGTACCTTTTATCCGTTGAGCGACACCACTTCCACTCGTAGGTGCCGGATCACTAGTCCCTACTTTCGTACCTGCTTGAGTTGTCACTCTCACAGTCAAGCTCCCTTGTGCACTTACACTCAACACCTGATTGCCAACCAGGCTGAGGGAACCTTTGGGCGCCTCCGTTACTTTTTAGGAGGCAACCGCCCCAGTTAAACTACCCACCAGGCACTGTCCCCAACCCAGATCATGGGCCAAGGTTAAGGTGCTCAATCCGATCAGAGTGGTATTTCAACAACGACTCCACCACAC contains these protein-coding regions:
- a CDS encoding CrcB family protein — encoded protein: MSPAKLSFTHALLCGIGASGGALARTAIHFSLGDTPTSGMNTLLLINVAGCALFGALELRPAMHYLVVVGFLGGFTSLSTFVAFIVPAPAPLAVAYALSTATSCVLASMMGQAIDAENYPPPTPSTTPAHVRSDVR
- a CDS encoding CrcB family protein produces the protein MTLMFAVYVAVAGCAGGMLRYVLSTVLVKPAGTYLANSLACIVAAASAAHPSLLWVGCGFAGALSTWSSVAGELSTLLRQGKAGFAALYLLATLLTGVMAYALVSQL